Proteins encoded in a region of the Triticum dicoccoides isolate Atlit2015 ecotype Zavitan chromosome 3A, WEW_v2.0, whole genome shotgun sequence genome:
- the LOC119269605 gene encoding 40S ribosomal protein S2-3-like, producing the protein MADRGGERGGDRGGERGGFGRGFGRGGRGDRGGRRGGRRGPRQEEEKWVPVTKLGRLVKEGRFTKMEEIYLHSLPVKEHQIVEQLCPGLKDEVMKITPVQKQTRAGQRTRFKAFVVVGDSNGHVGLGVKCAKEVATAIRGAIILAKLSIVPVRRGYWGNKIGLPHTVPCKVTGKCGSVTVRMVPAPRGSGIVAARVPKKVLQFAGIDDVFTSSRGSTKTLGNFVKATFDCLMKTYGFLTPDFWRETTFTKGPYQEFTDILAKPTKALMLDAPVEKIEA; encoded by the exons ATGGCGGACCGCGGCGGCGAGCGTGGTGGCGACCGCGGAGGCGAACGCGGCGGGTTCGGCCGCGGCTTCGGGCGCGGCGGGCGCGGGGACCGTGGCGGGCGCCGCGGCGGCCGTCGTGGCCCTCGCCAGGAGGAGGAGAAGTGGGTGCCCGTCACCAAGCTCGGCCGCCTCGTCAAGGAGGGCCGGTTCACCAAGATGGAGGAGATCTACCTCCACTCGCTCCCCGTCAAGGAGCACCAGATCGTGGAGCAGCTCTGCCCGGGGCTCAAGGACGAGGTGATGAAGATCACTCCCGTGCAGAAGCAGACCCGCGCCGGCCAGCGGACCCGCTTCAAGGCGTTCGTCGTCGTCGGCGACAGCAACGGCCACGTCGGGCTCGGCGTCAAGTGCGCCAAGGAGGTGGCAACGgccatccgcggcgccatcatcctCGCCAAGCTCTCCATCGTGCCCGTCAGGAGGGGCTACTGGGGGAACAAGATCGGCCTGCCCCACACCGTGCCCTGCAAGGTCACCGGCAAGTGCGGCTCTGTCACCGTGCGCATGGTGCCTGCCCCGAGGGGTTCTGGAATCGTCGCCGCTcgtgtccccaagaaggtgctccagTTCGCTGGTATTGATGATGTCTTCACTTCCTCGCGTGGATCCACCAAGACACTTGGCAACTTCGTCAAG GCAACCTTCGACTGCCTGATGAAGACCTATGGATTCCTCACCCCTGACTTCTGGAGGGAGACGACCTTCACCAAGGGGCCGTACCAGGAGTTCACCGACATCTTGGCGAAGCCGACAAAGGCCTTGATGCTTGATGCACCAGTTGAGAAGATAGAAGCTTAG